In Eupeodes corollae chromosome 3, idEupCoro1.1, whole genome shotgun sequence, a single genomic region encodes these proteins:
- the LOC129952664 gene encoding KRAB-A domain-containing protein 2-like isoform X1, whose translation MCAYLTIKAEFENQLNQLLAVKKERTLLMTDDRYNELVLETREAIERRRYGLELSGLHYRRLKRFDIITIDSCDKLIQRNENGQEITRAIHYCKASDMFEAIHSAHLKIGHKKEKGMELELKKMYCNITREVIAIYLKLCQTCALKKKYKETTSSTKVDALPEDLNSRCQIGIIDMEVETHQGFRFVLNYQDHLTKFLILRPLKSNGSEEVAEVLFDIFCLIGVPNVFMCSNEDGFCEMILKKLSENWMVKLIRGEFKQEPIQRISEDIFHTIVSWISHNDSNNWTSCLGIIQSLKNRCFNPSIKRTPFEALFGNRQSSSLLNNHVNNFQLQTEGELRLKIEEFKQKLNEVSEIRKEISKSHNDAMMMMNYQKNCDKIKESIKCLNCDKHLTSEVVCWKCNGPLHFNCALTNDNSENSFCQDCANKTAVHVLRRGHKRKVNDIIGVNETFYSEQIKVPLN comes from the exons atgtgcgCTTATCTAACTATCAAGGCTGAATTCGAGAACCAATTAAATCAGCTGTTAGCAGTTAAGAAGGAACGAACTTTGTTGATGACAGATGACCGTTACAATGAATTAGTACTAGAGACCAGAGAAGCCATTGAACGCAGACGTTATGGCTTAGAATTGTCAGGGCTGCACTATCGTCGATTGAAAAGATTTGACATAATCACAATTGATAGTTGTGATAAGTTGATCCAGCGAAATGAAAATGGACAAGAAATCACAAGAGCTATACACTATTGTAAGGCAAGTGATATGTTTGAGGCTATTCATAGTgctcatttaaaaattggtcaTAAAAAAGAGAAAGGAATGGAATTGGAGTTGAAGAAGATGTATTGCAATATCACACGCGAGGTAATAGCCATCTATTTGAAGCTGTGTCAAACTTGtgctttgaaaaagaaatataaggAAACAACATCGAGTACTAAGGTCGATGCTCTGCCTGAGGACTTGAACTCACGTTGCCAG atTGGTATAATTGACATGGAGGTGGAAACACATCAGGGATTTAGATTTGTATTAAACTATCAAGACCATTTGACAAAATTTCTGATACTGAGACCGTTAAAATCGAATGGTTCAGAGGAAGTTGCTGAAGTTTTGTTCGATATTTTCTGCTTGATAGGAGTTCCAAATGTGTTTATGTGTTCAAATGAGGACGGATTTTGTGAGATG atTCTCAAAAAGCTCTCAGAAAACTGGATGGTTAAACTTATCAGAGGTGAATTCAAACAAGAACCTATTCAACGAATTTCTGAAGATATTTTTCACACCATTGTCAGCTGGATATCACATAATGACTCAAACAACTGGACTTCCTGTTTGGGAATCattcaaagcttaaaaaatCGCTGTTTTAATCCATCAATAAAACGTACACCGTTTGAAGCTCTTTTTGGAAATCGGCAATCGAGTTCCCTATTGAATAATCAcgttaataattttcaattacaaaCCGAAGGCGAACTAAGGCTAAAAATAGaagaattcaaacaaaaactaaacgaaGTTAGTGAAATTCGAAAGGAAATAAGCAAGAGCCATAATGAtgccatgatgatgatgaattatCAGAAAAACTgtgataaaattaaagaatctaTTAAGTGTCTTAATTGTGATAAACATTTGACATCGGAAGTGGTTTGTTGGAAATGTAACGGACCATTACATTTTAATTGTGCTTTGACAAATGATAATTCAGAAAATTCTTTTTGCCAGGATTGTGCGAACAAGACTGCTGTACATGTTCTGAGAAGAGGCCATAAACGAAAGGTGAATGATATTATTGGAgtaaatgaaacattttattctgaacaaataaaagtacctttaaattaa
- the LOC129952664 gene encoding KRAB-A domain-containing protein 2-like isoform X2, with protein MCAYLTIKAEFENQLNQLLAVKKERTLLMTDDRYNELVLETREAIERRRYGLELSGLHYRRLKRFDIITIDSCDKLIQRNENGQEITRAIHYCKASDMFEAIHSAHLKIGHKKEKGMELELKKMYCNITREVIAIYLKLCQTCALKKKYKETTSSTKVDALPEDLNSRCQIGIIDMEVETHQGFRFVLNYQDHLTKFLILRPLKSNGSEEVAEVLFDIFCLIGVPNVFMCSNEDGFCEMILKKLSENWMVKLIRGEFKQEPIQRISEDIFHTIVSWISHNDSNNWTSCLGIIQSLKNRCFNPSIKRTPFEALFGNRQSSSLLNNHVNNFQLQTEGELRLKIEEFKQKLNEVSEIRKEISKSHNDAMMMMNYQKNCDKIKESIKCLNCDKHLTSEVVCWK; from the exons atgtgcgCTTATCTAACTATCAAGGCTGAATTCGAGAACCAATTAAATCAGCTGTTAGCAGTTAAGAAGGAACGAACTTTGTTGATGACAGATGACCGTTACAATGAATTAGTACTAGAGACCAGAGAAGCCATTGAACGCAGACGTTATGGCTTAGAATTGTCAGGGCTGCACTATCGTCGATTGAAAAGATTTGACATAATCACAATTGATAGTTGTGATAAGTTGATCCAGCGAAATGAAAATGGACAAGAAATCACAAGAGCTATACACTATTGTAAGGCAAGTGATATGTTTGAGGCTATTCATAGTgctcatttaaaaattggtcaTAAAAAAGAGAAAGGAATGGAATTGGAGTTGAAGAAGATGTATTGCAATATCACACGCGAGGTAATAGCCATCTATTTGAAGCTGTGTCAAACTTGtgctttgaaaaagaaatataaggAAACAACATCGAGTACTAAGGTCGATGCTCTGCCTGAGGACTTGAACTCACGTTGCCAG atTGGTATAATTGACATGGAGGTGGAAACACATCAGGGATTTAGATTTGTATTAAACTATCAAGACCATTTGACAAAATTTCTGATACTGAGACCGTTAAAATCGAATGGTTCAGAGGAAGTTGCTGAAGTTTTGTTCGATATTTTCTGCTTGATAGGAGTTCCAAATGTGTTTATGTGTTCAAATGAGGACGGATTTTGTGAGATG atTCTCAAAAAGCTCTCAGAAAACTGGATGGTTAAACTTATCAGAGGTGAATTCAAACAAGAACCTATTCAACGAATTTCTGAAGATATTTTTCACACCATTGTCAGCTGGATATCACATAATGACTCAAACAACTGGACTTCCTGTTTGGGAATCattcaaagcttaaaaaatCGCTGTTTTAATCCATCAATAAAACGTACACCGTTTGAAGCTCTTTTTGGAAATCGGCAATCGAGTTCCCTATTGAATAATCAcgttaataattttcaattacaaaCCGAAGGCGAACTAAGGCTAAAAATAGaagaattcaaacaaaaactaaacgaaGTTAGTGAAATTCGAAAGGAAATAAGCAAGAGCCATAATGAtgccatgatgatgatgaattatCAGAAAAACTgtgataaaattaaagaatctaTTAAGTGTCTTAATTGTGATAAACATTTGACATCGGAAGTGGTTTGTTGGAAAT GA